The following proteins come from a genomic window of Heptranchias perlo isolate sHepPer1 chromosome 14, sHepPer1.hap1, whole genome shotgun sequence:
- the LOC137332640 gene encoding protocadherin-10-like, protein MMTGKGSWTLTRQVFCFIAASCFTDLISGQIRYSIPEELKHGAFVGNIADDLGLDVSKLSARRLRIISGATKQYLEVNLGNGILFVNEKIDREQLCGLSFTCFLHLEVVIENPLELYRIEVEILDVNDNSPTFLKKDLALEIIESALPGTRFPLESAHDPDVGSNSIRTYRLSPNEHFILDVETRGDRSKFAELVLEKTLDREQQQIHQLVLTAVDGGTPVRTGTALISVIVLDANDNLPVFEQTIYKVSLEENAPNGTLVLKLNASDLDEGSNSEIVYSFSSHTPPRVYELFSVDSHTGEIRVKSVVDHEELNVYEIYVQAKDKGGPYAIPVHCKILVEIVDVNDNAPEVILTSLSSPVMEDAMTGTVIALISVTDQDSGKNGQINCEISQDVPFRLQSSFKNYYTLVTADLLDRERVSEYNITIMAIDSGSPSLSTNKSIFLKVSDVNDNAPMFSKPSYTVYVTENNAPGATVCSVTAFDPDSHQNAFLSYSILDNMIQGLPTRTYVSINSDNGKVYALRSFDYEQLKDFQIQIQAQDAGFPPLSGSAKVNVIILDQNDNVPVIVSPRPNNGSAALQTVPRSADPGQLMTKVTATDADSGQNAKLSFQLLQATDRTLFNVALSTGEIRTTRRFGDRDFPKQTLLILVKDNGQPSLSATVTIIFLIMDSIAEILPDISDLSENTEHNSALIFYLIITLGSITFIFIVVIIIVAAIKCHKYRNNVHDCSSPFGNCCCLQHLNAADILKTSKINFQVTTSSKVPPDFLEVGGSGPLSHTYYYKVCLTPESAKSDFTFLKPYSPTKPKVGASTTDPGGVERNGHAPKTLNNDLSKSNFKAKAIKSRKSEWDGNISSQVSHLFLQ, encoded by the coding sequence ATGATGACTGGAAAAGGATCGTGGACACTAACAAGGCAAGTGTTCTGCTTTATTGCTGCGTCCTGTTTTACTGATTTGATATCTGGACAGATTCGCTATTCAATTCCCGAAGAATTAAAGCACGGCGCTTTTGTTGGGAATATTGCTGACGATTTGGGTTTAGATGTTAGTAAGCTATCAGCCAGAAGACTGCGCATCATTTCTGGTGCTACAAAACAATATTTGGAGGTAAATTTGGGCAATGGCATTTTGTTTGTGAATGAAAAAATAGACAGAGAGCAGCTCTGTGGTCTCAGCTTCACTTGCTTTCTGCATCTAGAAGTTGTTATCGAAAATCCTCTCGAACTGTATCGTATTGAAGTGGAGATTCTGGATGTAAATGATAACTCCCCAACTTTCTTGAAGAAGGATCTCGCTTTAGAGATTATAGAATCTGCTTTGCCAGGCACGCGTTTCCCTCTCGAGAGCGCTCACGACCCAGACGTGGGTTCCAACTCTATCCGCACCTACAGGCTGAGTCCCAATGAACATTTTATCTTGGATGTGGAGACGCGGGGCGATCGTAGTAAATTTGCAGAGTTAGTGTTGGAGAAAACACTGGACCGAGAGCAGCAACAGATCCATCAATTGGTTCTGACTGCCGTTGACGGTGGAACCCCGGTTCGGACTGGCACAGCCCTGATCTCTGTCATTGTCTTAGACGCTAATGACAACTTACCTGTCTTCGAACAGACAATTTACAAAGTTTCCTTGGAAGAAAATGCACCCAATGGGACATTGGTACTTAAATTAAACGCCAGCGATTTGGATGAAGGCTCCAACAGTGAGATAGTATATTCTTTCAGTAGTCATACTCCCCCGAGAGTGTATGAGCTGTTTAGTGTGGATTCCCATACAGGTGAAATTAGAGTTAAAAGCGTTGTAGACCACGAAGAATTGAATGTTTACGAAATCTATGTACAAGCCAAGGACAAAGGCGGCCCCTATGCAATACCTGTGCATTGCAAAATTCTAGTGGAAATAGTTGATGTAAATGATAATGCGCCTGAAGTGATCCTGACTTCATTATCAAGCCCAGTCATGGAAGACGCCATGACAGGGACAGTAATTGCTCTCATCAGTGTTACTGACCAAGATTCTGGAAAGAATGGGCAGATCAATTGTGAGatctctcaggatgtcccattTAGACTACAATCGTCTTTTAAGAACTATTACACATTAGTTACAGCCGACCTCCTGGACCGTGAAAGAGTTTCAGAGTACAACATCACAATTATGGCCATCGACTCGGGATCTCCTTCACTTTCTACCAACAAGTCTATATTTCTAAAGGTTTCAGACGTGAATGACAACGCGCCAATGTTTTCGAAGCCTTCCTATACAGTATATGTCACGGAGAACAATGCACCGGGCGCTACTGTTTGTTCCGTGACAGCATTCGACCCTGATTCGCATCAGAATGCCTTCCTGTCTTATTCTATCCTAGACAATATGATCCAAGGATTGCCTACGAGAACTTACGTTTCTATCAATTCGGATAATGGCAAAGTTTACGCATTACGCTCCTTTGACTACGAACAACTTAAAGATTTTCAAATCCAGATCCAAGCTCAAGATGCTGGATTTCCACCACTCAGTGGCAGTGCGAAAGTGAATGTGATTATCTTGGATCAAAATGATAACGTTCCCGTCATCGTCTCCCCACGGCCAAATAACGGTTCAGCTGCACTACAGACCGTGCCCCGATCTGCGGATCCCGGCCAATTAATGACCAAAGTCACTGCTACAGATGCAGATTCTGGGCAGAACGCAAAGCTCTCTTTTCAGTTACTACAGGCAACAGACCGTACTCTTTTCAACGTAGCGCTCTCCACAGGAGAAATCAGGACAACCCGGCGTTTCGGGGACAGAGACTTCCCTAAGCAAACGCTCCTCATCCTTGTGAAGGATAACGGACAACCATCCCTTTCAGCCACAGTCACCATCATATTTTTAATAATGGACAGCATTGCGGAAATTCTGCCTGACATCAGCGATTTGTCTGAAAATACAGAGCATAATTCTGCCTTAATATTTTACTTAATTATCACTTTAGGATCCATTACATTTATATTCATTGTGGTCATTATTATCGTCGCTGCCATCAAATGCCACAAATACAGAAATAATGTCCATGATTGCAGCTCTCCTTTCGGGAATTGCTGTTGTCTTCAGCATTTGAATGCAGCAGATATTTTGAAAACATCTAAAATAAACTTTCAAGTAACGACTAGTTCTAAAGTGCCGCCTGACTTTTTAGAGGTCGGTGGAAGtgggcccctctctcacacctaTTATTACAAGGTGTGTTTGACTCCCGAATCTGCCAAGAGCGATTTTACTTTCCTCAAACCATACAGTCCAACAAAACCGAAGGTCGGCGCCAGCACTACTGACCCAGGTGGGGTCGAGCGGAATGGACATGCTCCAAAAACTTTAAACAACGATCTATCAAAGTCCAATTTCAAAGCCAAAGCTATTAAGTCTCGTAAGAGTGAGTGGGATGGAAATATATCCAGTCAGGTGAGCCATTTGTTTCTTCAATGA